A single window of Paenibacillus sp. FSL H8-0537 DNA harbors:
- a CDS encoding GNAT family N-acetyltransferase, with the protein MIRKAFLRDSQEIARLSSQLGYPVDVSQLEERLKYISNHNDHIVYVMKSNHVLFGWIHAHVRFLIESPPFVEIAGLVVDSAYRGNGIGKQLVQACEQWAAESGFTKIRVRTNQTRSDAVQFYNRIGFTIKKSQLVLDKEI; encoded by the coding sequence TTGATTAGAAAAGCGTTTCTAAGAGATTCCCAAGAGATCGCTAGGCTTTCAAGCCAATTGGGCTATCCAGTGGATGTCTCCCAACTTGAAGAGAGACTCAAATATATCTCTAACCACAACGACCATATTGTTTATGTGATGAAATCAAACCACGTTTTGTTCGGTTGGATTCATGCACATGTACGTTTTTTAATCGAATCGCCACCATTTGTTGAAATAGCTGGACTTGTCGTCGACAGTGCCTATCGAGGAAATGGGATTGGCAAACAATTAGTACAAGCATGTGAGCAATGGGCAGCAGAATCCGGATTCACAAAAATTAGAGTGCGTACCAATCAGACTAGATCAGATGCCGTCCAATTCTATAATCGAATTGGTTTTACAATAAAAAAATCGCAGCTTGTGCTCGATAAAGAAATTTAG
- a CDS encoding MazG-like family protein, protein MDIIEFQQWVKEYYKNRNWSDLDIFVRIGFLAEETGEVARAIRALEIGRDRPDEVAGTFQENKSELTEELGDVLGNLIVIANKYDISLEDILISHKQKLQARYSEN, encoded by the coding sequence ATGGATATCATTGAATTTCAACAATGGGTTAAGGAATATTACAAGAATCGTAACTGGTCAGACTTAGATATATTTGTCCGAATTGGATTTCTTGCTGAGGAAACTGGGGAAGTAGCTCGTGCAATTCGTGCATTAGAGATTGGTAGGGATCGTCCAGATGAGGTTGCAGGCACATTTCAAGAGAATAAGTCTGAATTAACAGAAGAACTTGGAGATGTTTTGGGCAATCTCATTGTGATCGCCAATAAATATGATATTTCGCTTGAAGATATCCTGATATCGCATAAACAAAAGCTTCAGGCACGTTATTCAGAAAATTAA
- a CDS encoding TetR/AcrR family transcriptional regulator: MARSKEFEESVVLDKAMRLFWEQGYEKTSMADLVNQMGIHRRSLYDTFVDKHTLFLKAVELYDHKTSTALAARVKRSKTATEALQSIVAFLICGEEKPASGCLIVNSTVELAARDADMNNRSIEMFSNAEQLCKDIIRWGQQEGEFTSEYDAGELAEYMHNVWVGLRVMARTSLGKEKLLRIAYLSMQLIVK, translated from the coding sequence ATGGCCAGAAGCAAAGAGTTCGAAGAGTCCGTTGTATTAGATAAAGCGATGAGACTTTTTTGGGAACAGGGCTACGAGAAGACTTCCATGGCCGATCTGGTCAATCAAATGGGAATCCACCGTAGAAGCTTATATGACACATTTGTTGACAAACATACGCTGTTTCTAAAGGCAGTAGAGCTATATGATCATAAAACCAGCACCGCACTTGCAGCAAGGGTAAAGCGCTCCAAAACGGCAACGGAAGCCCTTCAGTCTATTGTTGCGTTCTTGATCTGCGGAGAAGAGAAGCCGGCTTCTGGATGCTTAATCGTGAATTCGACGGTGGAATTGGCGGCTCGCGATGCAGATATGAATAACAGATCGATAGAGATGTTTTCGAATGCAGAGCAGCTATGCAAGGACATTATTCGATGGGGGCAGCAAGAGGGCGAGTTCACATCAGAGTACGATGCTGGGGAATTGGCCGAATATATGCATAATGTATGGGTTGGGTTAAGAGTGATGGCCAGAACTTCGCTTGGAAAAGAAAAACTTCTCCGAATAGCTTATCTATCTATGCAGCTTATCGTAAAATGA
- a CDS encoding NADP-dependent oxidoreductase produces MKAAQIQNYSKKIQVEWNEINIPQINSHEVLVKVKAAGVNPLDILNLNGSVRMIADYKLPLTLGNELSGVIEAVGDAVLNFKVGDAVYTRLPLHKIGAFAEYAAVHEDALSIMPGNLSFMEAAAVPLTALTAYQALHDVLLAQPNKKLFIPGGTGGFGAMAIPIAKSMGLYVITSGSERGKSRTLSLGADQFINYKTENYADMLSDIDYVIDTLGSKEIKAELSILKPQGKLVSLKAGPNYRFAVDHHFPMWKKALFALAGARFDSLARKNQNEYRFLFVQANGSQLQEITKLIEKENIKPSIDAAYTFNDLNKALLKVSTGHSQGKVIVTF; encoded by the coding sequence ATGAAAGCAGCACAAATACAGAACTATTCAAAAAAAATCCAAGTTGAATGGAATGAGATTAACATTCCACAAATCAATAGCCATGAGGTGCTTGTCAAAGTAAAAGCTGCAGGCGTAAATCCGCTGGACATTCTTAATCTGAATGGCAGCGTTCGGATGATTGCCGACTATAAGCTCCCATTAACGTTAGGGAATGAACTATCGGGCGTTATTGAAGCCGTTGGTGATGCTGTGTTGAATTTTAAGGTTGGGGACGCTGTTTATACGAGGCTGCCGCTTCATAAAATCGGTGCTTTTGCTGAATATGCGGCCGTGCATGAAGATGCTTTATCCATTATGCCTGGCAATTTATCTTTTATGGAAGCTGCTGCGGTACCTCTTACTGCCTTGACCGCTTATCAAGCCTTGCACGATGTGCTCCTCGCCCAGCCGAATAAAAAGCTATTCATTCCTGGAGGAACCGGAGGCTTTGGCGCCATGGCAATCCCCATTGCCAAATCAATGGGATTATATGTGATTACAAGTGGCAGTGAAAGAGGCAAATCACGCACACTGTCGCTCGGGGCCGATCAATTCATCAATTATAAGACGGAAAATTATGCGGACATGCTGTCCGATATCGATTATGTGATCGACACCTTGGGCAGCAAAGAGATCAAGGCTGAGCTGAGCATTTTAAAGCCGCAAGGGAAATTGGTATCCTTAAAGGCCGGACCTAATTATCGCTTTGCGGTTGACCATCATTTTCCGATGTGGAAAAAAGCGTTGTTTGCTCTAGCGGGTGCCCGCTTTGACTCTTTAGCACGTAAGAACCAAAATGAATATCGTTTTTTATTTGTGCAAGCTAATGGCAGTCAATTGCAAGAAATCACTAAGCTTATTGAAAAAGAAAATATTAAGCCCTCTATAGATGCAGCTTATACGTTTAATGACCTTAATAAGGCGTTGTTAAAAGTGTCGACGGGTCACTCCCAGGGTAAAGTGATTGTGACCTTCTAA
- a CDS encoding TIGR00730 family Rossman fold protein: MKSIAVFCGSSEGASSIYKENALKLGQELAKQQVTLIYGGANVGLMGIVADAVLEHGGSVIGVLPQFLQNREIAHTGLTELIMVDSMHERKAKMAELADGFIALPGGPGTLEEYFEIFTWGQLGLHQKPCGLLNINQYFDPLVSMFDTMERDHFMQSKYRAMVITDNTPEGILKQFSIYKAPSVKTYLTEPRT, translated from the coding sequence ATGAAATCAATCGCTGTATTTTGTGGTTCTAGTGAAGGAGCTTCTTCAATTTATAAAGAAAACGCACTTAAATTAGGACAAGAGCTTGCCAAACAACAAGTCACTCTAATTTACGGTGGAGCTAATGTCGGACTTATGGGTATTGTTGCTGATGCTGTGCTGGAGCATGGAGGTTCTGTTATTGGAGTACTCCCTCAATTTCTCCAAAACCGTGAGATAGCGCATACGGGCTTAACAGAGCTTATAATGGTGGATTCGATGCATGAGCGTAAAGCAAAGATGGCGGAATTGGCAGATGGGTTTATTGCTCTTCCTGGTGGACCTGGAACATTAGAAGAGTATTTTGAAATCTTCACATGGGGTCAGTTAGGATTGCATCAAAAGCCATGTGGATTGCTGAACATCAATCAATATTTTGATCCACTTGTATCCATGTTTGATACTATGGAACGCGACCATTTCATGCAATCGAAGTATCGTGCTATGGTCATTACAGATAATACTCCAGAAGGGATTCTGAAGCAGTTCTCGATTTATAAGGCTCCTTCAGTCAAAACGTATCTCACCGAACCGCGCACTTAA
- a CDS encoding alkene reductase: MKKLWSKTKIGALELPHRLAMAPMTRSRSQEDGTPGELTSLYYAQRASMGLLITEGAQPSDDGQGYLWSPGIYRDEHIEGWKKVTDAVHDAGGYLYIQLMHAGRMAHPDNTPHHRQTVAPSAIAPGVEMFTAKGMQDIPVPRELSEADIQTTIADFRKAAAAAIKAGADGVEIHGANGYLINQFIGENSNTRTDGYGGSIENRARFAIEVTKAIVEEIGADRTGFRISPGTPLGGIQDGEQGPELYRYLVKELAQLDLAYLHVMHLGNEKLLQDIRSIWTKPLLINRAGRALENLSVDIDSGLADLVPVGVWSLANPDLVERLQKGAPLNEADPTTFFGLGSKGYTDYPTLEELEAQAGLQ, translated from the coding sequence TTGAAAAAATTGTGGAGCAAAACGAAAATTGGAGCTTTGGAATTACCTCATCGTTTAGCAATGGCACCAATGACTCGCAGTAGATCGCAAGAAGATGGTACACCAGGAGAGCTAACTTCCCTTTATTATGCTCAGCGAGCGTCAATGGGACTCCTTATTACGGAAGGCGCACAGCCTTCTGATGATGGGCAAGGTTACTTATGGTCTCCTGGGATCTATAGGGATGAACATATAGAAGGGTGGAAAAAGGTTACAGATGCCGTGCATGATGCAGGCGGGTATTTGTATATCCAATTGATGCATGCCGGTCGCATGGCGCACCCTGACAATACCCCACATCATCGCCAGACTGTTGCGCCATCTGCTATCGCACCGGGTGTGGAAATGTTCACCGCTAAAGGTATGCAGGACATTCCCGTTCCTCGTGAGTTAAGTGAAGCGGATATTCAAACGACCATTGCAGATTTTCGGAAAGCGGCAGCAGCTGCTATTAAAGCAGGTGCGGATGGCGTTGAAATTCACGGAGCCAATGGTTATCTGATTAATCAATTTATCGGAGAAAATTCGAATACACGGACGGATGGATACGGGGGATCTATAGAAAATCGTGCTCGCTTTGCGATCGAAGTAACGAAAGCCATCGTCGAAGAAATTGGAGCAGACAGAACAGGCTTCCGTATCTCCCCCGGGACTCCTCTAGGTGGGATTCAAGATGGTGAACAAGGTCCTGAACTTTATCGGTACCTTGTAAAGGAATTAGCCCAATTGGATTTAGCTTACCTTCATGTTATGCATCTTGGAAATGAAAAGCTGCTCCAAGACATTCGCTCAATCTGGACGAAGCCATTGCTAATCAATCGGGCTGGAAGAGCTCTGGAGAATCTCAGTGTGGATATAGATAGTGGTCTCGCTGATTTGGTTCCTGTAGGTGTATGGTCATTAGCCAATCCCGATTTAGTGGAACGACTGCAAAAAGGTGCGCCGCTAAATGAAGCCGATCCGACAACCTTTTTTGGTCTGGGCAGTAAAGGGTACACGGATTATCCTACGTTGGAAGAATTAGAAGCGCAAGCGGGGTTACAATAG
- a CDS encoding LamG-like jellyroll fold domain-containing protein has product MEYFIKRNVIFVLCLALVLSAGSVGFVYQASAAALLEDGFDSGVGNWTATSGSWSVVQDNGNAVYSQSSTSEGRTSAGSLSWTDYTVEADVKIVDFNGSTRTYVTGRYLNGNNFYAASLYNSSGGTLEIRKKVSGSTTTLASKTNFGLATGVWYKVKLEMSGASIKMYVNGQLELSATDSSLTAGAAGLVTLKSIAKYDNVSVNNLNVVPTTPTPTPSATPTPTPTVQPTTTPSPSPTVMPTPTPSPTAGQTGEYNLAGFAEGNTGGGALPETDAAYIKVYNATDLAVALKKGSGYKVVEIMNDLDLGWNEIPAAAKVSPFASHNSALTHPVLLHTGVSKITVDGFTGLTIFSANGATIKHAAFTFKRSSNVIIRNLAFDELWEWDEATKGDYDKNDWDYITIEESSKFWIDHCTFHKAYDGLVDVKKGSNGVTISWSSFLSDDRSAGSWVTQQINAMEANPSAYPMYAFLRSSAVGLSKDDIIAVAASQKKGHLVGSTELASDNAALEVTLHHNYYQDQQDRMPRLRAGNVHAYNIVIDSAGAWSARSRITSAMETAISGNGYHFGITSNGAISTENGAVLVEKSVIIDVYYPLRNNQKDASNAVYTGKIAATDTIYSLNGTTFRGNSDTAGSPLSPVPAAIIPFSWNGFTTLPYSYAADDPATLKARLVAANGSGSGKLSWAKVNWLQTS; this is encoded by the coding sequence ATGGAATATTTTATAAAGAGAAATGTGATTTTTGTATTGTGCTTAGCGCTTGTCCTGTCAGCGGGGTCAGTCGGCTTTGTTTATCAGGCCAGCGCCGCTGCACTATTGGAGGATGGTTTTGATAGCGGGGTGGGCAACTGGACGGCCACTAGCGGAAGCTGGTCTGTTGTTCAAGACAATGGAAATGCGGTGTATTCCCAGTCGAGTACAAGCGAGGGCCGCACTTCTGCTGGCAGCCTGTCTTGGACGGATTATACGGTGGAAGCTGATGTGAAGATCGTTGACTTTAATGGGTCGACTAGAACGTATGTTACGGGCAGATACTTGAATGGAAATAACTTTTATGCAGCGTCCTTATATAATAGCAGTGGAGGCACGCTTGAAATAAGGAAAAAAGTAAGTGGTTCCACGACGACCTTAGCCAGCAAAACGAATTTTGGCCTAGCAACAGGTGTATGGTATAAGGTGAAGCTCGAAATGAGTGGAGCCTCGATTAAAATGTATGTGAACGGCCAACTGGAGCTTTCGGCAACTGATTCGAGCTTGACTGCGGGTGCGGCAGGCTTGGTTACGTTAAAGTCTATTGCTAAGTACGATAATGTAAGCGTTAACAATCTAAATGTGGTCCCAACGACACCAACACCTACGCCAAGCGCGACGCCAACGCCAACTCCGACGGTGCAGCCAACTACTACTCCCTCACCTAGCCCAACTGTAATGCCAACACCGACGCCTTCGCCAACGGCTGGGCAGACGGGCGAGTATAATTTGGCTGGCTTTGCCGAAGGGAACACAGGAGGAGGGGCCCTTCCAGAAACGGACGCCGCTTATATTAAAGTTTATAATGCGACAGATCTTGCCGTTGCGCTGAAGAAAGGCTCAGGCTACAAGGTTGTGGAAATTATGAATGACCTCGATTTGGGCTGGAATGAGATCCCGGCAGCAGCGAAAGTCTCACCGTTCGCCTCTCACAACAGCGCATTAACGCACCCGGTTCTTCTCCATACAGGCGTCAGCAAAATTACAGTGGATGGCTTCACAGGCCTGACCATTTTCTCCGCCAACGGTGCGACGATCAAGCATGCTGCTTTTACCTTCAAAAGAAGCTCGAATGTCATCATTCGCAATCTTGCATTTGATGAGCTATGGGAGTGGGATGAAGCGACCAAGGGCGATTACGACAAAAATGACTGGGACTATATCACAATCGAAGAAAGCAGCAAGTTTTGGATCGATCACTGCACATTCCACAAAGCGTATGACGGATTGGTCGATGTGAAAAAAGGAAGCAATGGCGTCACCATTTCATGGTCCTCCTTCCTAAGTGATGACCGCAGCGCAGGCAGCTGGGTTACCCAGCAAATCAATGCGATGGAAGCGAACCCGTCCGCCTATCCGATGTATGCTTTTTTAAGAAGCAGTGCAGTGGGCCTGAGCAAGGATGATATTATCGCGGTGGCTGCCAGCCAAAAGAAAGGACATCTGGTTGGATCAACGGAGCTGGCCAGCGATAATGCTGCGCTTGAAGTAACGCTTCATCACAACTATTATCAGGATCAGCAGGACCGGATGCCTCGCCTGAGAGCTGGAAACGTCCACGCCTACAACATCGTCATAGACAGCGCAGGCGCTTGGAGCGCCAGATCACGGATTACTTCGGCGATGGAGACAGCCATTTCTGGCAATGGCTATCATTTTGGCATAACGAGCAACGGAGCGATTTCCACAGAGAATGGAGCTGTGCTGGTCGAAAAATCAGTCATTATCGACGTTTATTACCCGCTTCGCAATAATCAGAAGGATGCAAGCAATGCTGTCTATACGGGGAAAATAGCAGCCACAGATACGATCTATTCGCTGAATGGCACCACGTTTAGAGGAAATAGCGATACGGCGGGGAGCCCGCTATCTCCTGTGCCAGCAGCCATTATCCCTTTCTCCTGGAACGGCTTCACAACGCTTCCTTATAGCTATGCCGCAGATGATCCAGCGACGTTAAAAGCAAGGCTTGTTGCAGCAAATGGATCAGGATCAGGCAAGCTTTCGTGGGCTAAAGTGAATTGGCTGCAAACGAGTTAA
- a CDS encoding ABC transporter substrate-binding protein produces the protein MKQSKTGLLLVMIALLTLVMAACSGSNGQGNTTATASPSASPEAAQSSSQPSATAEDGVRTVASEKGEITIPANPSKVIGLSVVYPEFLQALGVTPIAVQNFHPEFPVYLEEPFKNTTKMGIATTPDFEKILAAEPDLIIAPIWWSDKDYDQLTKIAPTVLLPQRDDWRDELKDIAGVLGKPEAADKVIQDLVDQELAAKEKLDTIVGDETVMYMMIMPDGIVLYGENIDRGSFVHKTLGLKAVENFPQNELSITISLEKLPEYNPDHIILQMNDDSNETIQQYYKEIQSSSLWKNMTAVKKNQVYLVGGEEWFNLGMSPLANSYAIDAILQIFENKGQ, from the coding sequence ATGAAACAATCGAAGACAGGATTACTGCTAGTCATGATCGCGCTGCTGACGCTAGTGATGGCTGCTTGCTCAGGCAGCAATGGACAAGGAAATACGACCGCAACAGCATCGCCATCCGCATCGCCAGAGGCGGCCCAATCATCCAGCCAGCCAAGTGCGACGGCAGAGGATGGCGTTCGTACTGTAGCAAGCGAGAAAGGCGAAATCACGATTCCGGCAAATCCTAGCAAGGTGATTGGGCTTTCCGTTGTGTATCCGGAATTTCTGCAAGCCTTGGGCGTTACGCCAATTGCCGTGCAAAATTTTCATCCGGAGTTCCCGGTTTATTTGGAGGAGCCATTCAAAAATACAACTAAAATGGGCATCGCCACGACGCCTGATTTTGAAAAAATATTAGCCGCTGAGCCTGATCTGATTATTGCTCCGATATGGTGGTCAGACAAAGACTACGATCAGCTTACGAAGATTGCACCAACTGTATTGCTGCCGCAACGCGATGACTGGCGTGATGAGCTGAAGGACATTGCCGGCGTATTAGGCAAGCCAGAGGCTGCGGATAAGGTCATTCAAGATTTAGTTGATCAGGAACTGGCAGCCAAAGAGAAGCTCGATACAATCGTTGGCGACGAAACGGTCATGTATATGATGATTATGCCGGATGGCATTGTTCTTTATGGCGAAAATATTGATCGCGGCAGCTTTGTTCATAAGACGCTGGGGCTTAAAGCGGTTGAGAATTTCCCTCAGAATGAGCTTTCCATTACGATATCGCTCGAGAAACTGCCGGAATACAACCCGGATCATATTATCTTGCAGATGAATGATGATAGCAATGAAACCATCCAGCAATATTACAAGGAAATCCAAAGCAGCTCCTTATGGAAAAACATGACGGCCGTGAAGAAAAATCAGGTTTATCTGGTAGGCGGAGAGGAATGGTTTAATCTGGGCATGTCCCCTCTGGCGAACAGCTATGCGATAGATGCCATTCTTCAGATTTTTGAAAATAAAGGCCAATAG
- a CDS encoding phosphotransferase, giving the protein MGSTNQWDAEWEVSEELAHKLISSQFPQLASQSVQKLGYGWDNTVFLVGAEYVFRFPRREVAMNSLRMEGKVLPKLKDYCSIAYSIPLFFGEGDYNYPAPFLGYPYLSGKFPIGLTDKQRALSATTLAQFLKSLHAFPVQIAQENGVQHDHRNLIDIAMRKEKLHSFISNLALHFSEEEYRELSNYLEQLGTKKVNPKNVFLHGDLHFKNMLVDENGIVSGIIDWGDINIGHPACDLNVAYSFLPPDARSDFFKEYGDVDEETKILARLIAIYIPILIMMQAIDYKDEKLVAEAKTIIKRALAD; this is encoded by the coding sequence ATGGGAAGTACGAATCAATGGGATGCGGAATGGGAAGTATCAGAAGAATTAGCTCATAAATTAATAAGCAGTCAGTTTCCACAGTTAGCTTCACAAAGCGTACAAAAACTAGGATACGGCTGGGATAATACTGTTTTTCTTGTTGGGGCCGAATATGTATTTCGCTTTCCAAGAAGAGAAGTTGCAATGAATAGTTTAAGGATGGAAGGAAAGGTACTACCTAAGCTTAAAGATTATTGTTCCATTGCATATTCGATACCGCTATTTTTTGGGGAAGGGGATTATAATTATCCTGCGCCTTTCCTAGGCTACCCCTATTTATCAGGAAAGTTTCCAATCGGATTAACTGACAAGCAACGTGCGTTATCAGCAACAACGCTCGCGCAATTTTTAAAAAGCTTACATGCATTCCCTGTGCAAATTGCCCAAGAAAATGGAGTTCAACATGACCACAGAAATTTGATTGATATTGCAATGCGTAAAGAAAAGTTGCATAGCTTCATTTCCAACCTTGCCCTTCATTTTAGTGAAGAAGAGTATCGTGAATTATCGAACTATTTGGAACAGCTTGGGACTAAAAAAGTGAACCCCAAAAACGTATTCCTCCATGGAGACCTTCATTTTAAAAATATGCTGGTAGACGAGAATGGAATAGTTTCAGGGATTATCGACTGGGGCGATATCAATATCGGACATCCTGCTTGCGACTTGAATGTCGCGTATAGCTTTTTGCCTCCGGATGCACGTTCAGACTTTTTCAAAGAATATGGGGATGTCGATGAAGAAACGAAGATATTAGCCCGATTAATAGCCATATACATTCCCATTTTGATCATGATGCAGGCAATTGATTATAAAGATGAAAAGTTGGTTGCTGAAGCAAAAACGATCATAAAACGTGCTCTCGCTGATTAA
- a CDS encoding TetR/AcrR family transcriptional regulator, giving the protein MARSKEFEINEVLDKAIQLFWAQGYEKTSMNELVNFMGIHRRSIYDTFGDKHALFIKALERYEAKQANKMKFLVEKRLSVKEIIRKLFEATIKNEGEPLGCFLVNSGVELGVLDPEVASLVEDSYSRTEELLTTLVLEGQQSGEIKTDFEPKMVSHYLMNAWLGLRTLVKTTKDQQKLKNIIDMTLSILD; this is encoded by the coding sequence ATGGCAAGATCGAAGGAATTTGAAATTAATGAAGTATTAGATAAGGCCATACAACTATTTTGGGCACAAGGGTACGAGAAAACCTCAATGAATGAATTGGTCAACTTTATGGGCATCCATCGTAGAAGTATTTATGATACGTTTGGGGATAAGCATGCCTTGTTTATAAAAGCACTTGAACGATATGAAGCTAAGCAAGCCAATAAAATGAAATTTTTGGTTGAAAAGCGTTTGTCGGTCAAGGAAATCATTCGGAAGCTGTTTGAAGCGACAATAAAAAATGAAGGAGAGCCGCTAGGGTGTTTTCTCGTGAATTCAGGTGTGGAATTGGGTGTGCTGGATCCAGAAGTTGCATCCCTGGTTGAGGATAGTTATTCACGAACAGAGGAATTGTTGACTACCCTTGTACTGGAGGGTCAGCAATCGGGTGAAATCAAGACTGACTTTGAACCTAAAATGGTTTCCCATTATTTAATGAATGCGTGGTTGGGGCTGCGTACGCTGGTTAAGACAACAAAGGATCAACAAAAATTAAAAAATATTATTGATATGACACTGTCCATTTTAGACTAA
- a CDS encoding SDR family NAD(P)-dependent oxidoreductase: MKYTVITGASSGIGYETALAFAARGKNLILVARRLDKLEELKSTIQEMDPNVKVIVRTSDLSVTDQAYTLYSELKEYQIETWINNAGLGEAAFVADQNLDKVQTMLRVNIESLTILSTLYVRDYAEVEGTQLINVSSALGYAIAVGSVSYSASKYYVSAFTEGLAKELELKGAKLKAKVLAPAITETEFVKKSLGAEEFDYKANMPKYHTANEMAGFMVKLYDSNEVVGIVDQNYEFNLRGQIYPVISEL; this comes from the coding sequence ATGAAATACACAGTTATTACAGGAGCGAGCTCAGGGATCGGATATGAGACGGCATTGGCGTTTGCTGCACGTGGCAAAAACTTAATTTTGGTAGCAAGAAGATTGGATAAATTAGAGGAGCTTAAATCAACCATTCAGGAAATGGACCCTAATGTAAAGGTCATTGTTCGTACAAGCGACCTGTCTGTTACAGATCAGGCCTACACCCTATATAGCGAGCTAAAGGAATACCAAATTGAGACTTGGATTAACAATGCGGGGCTCGGCGAAGCTGCTTTTGTAGCAGACCAGAATTTGGACAAAGTCCAAACGATGCTGCGTGTTAACATCGAATCCTTGACGATCCTCTCTACCCTATATGTGCGAGATTATGCAGAGGTCGAAGGAACTCAGTTAATTAATGTCTCATCCGCACTTGGATATGCCATTGCTGTTGGGAGTGTTTCTTATTCTGCATCTAAATATTACGTTAGTGCCTTCACAGAAGGGCTTGCAAAAGAATTAGAACTGAAAGGTGCAAAACTAAAGGCAAAGGTGTTAGCACCAGCAATAACGGAAACGGAATTCGTGAAGAAATCATTAGGAGCAGAAGAATTTGATTACAAAGCGAACATGCCTAAGTACCATACTGCCAACGAAATGGCGGGCTTCATGGTGAAGCTTTATGATAGCAACGAAGTGGTAGGAATTGTAGACCAGAACTATGAATTCAATCTGCGAGGCCAAATCTATCCGGTTATTTCAGAATTATAA
- a CDS encoding (2Fe-2S)-binding protein: MSLSEKFFVTSVAAENTVLSYTLVELSEPQNAELLLREYAPMLGTEDMRAAAAFFCSWYAGVCGAMHSMLAAAVSKAAALQNTNMSVQLSRMDGMPLFSFRIHEGWSEDIPAAISAEAPAGNAQAALAIFYRDEVRPIVAALSQASKTPAALLWKQIYNSLYDYMEDEAMEAANEESQAAVRERFRRWTWDMEPEIFGLRRNPFRMTPKFMAHPSAPDQMIFVKATCCLAYRLAAFRGYCGNCPIVQR; the protein is encoded by the coding sequence ATGTCTTTATCGGAGAAATTTTTTGTTACTTCGGTGGCAGCAGAAAACACGGTATTGAGCTATACGCTGGTGGAGCTGAGCGAGCCGCAAAATGCTGAGCTGCTGCTCCGAGAGTATGCACCGATGCTTGGGACCGAGGACATGCGCGCAGCAGCAGCTTTTTTTTGCAGCTGGTATGCGGGCGTTTGTGGAGCCATGCACAGCATGCTCGCCGCCGCAGTTAGTAAAGCAGCAGCTTTACAGAATACGAATATGTCGGTTCAGCTCAGCCGAATGGATGGTATGCCGCTGTTTTCCTTTCGTATTCATGAGGGCTGGAGTGAGGATATTCCCGCCGCGATTTCTGCCGAGGCACCTGCTGGAAATGCTCAAGCCGCGTTAGCTATTTTTTACCGGGATGAAGTGAGGCCGATTGTTGCTGCGCTTTCGCAGGCCTCAAAAACCCCTGCTGCTTTGCTGTGGAAGCAGATTTATAATTCGCTCTATGACTATATGGAGGATGAAGCTATGGAGGCAGCCAATGAGGAGAGCCAGGCAGCAGTCCGCGAGCGTTTCAGGCGTTGGACTTGGGACATGGAGCCGGAAATTTTCGGGCTGCGCCGCAATCCTTTTCGCATGACGCCCAAATTTATGGCACATCCGTCTGCTCCCGATCAGATGATATTTGTGAAGGCGACCTGCTGCCTCGCCTATCGGCTCGCAGCGTTTCGTGGCTATTGCGGCAACTGCCCAATTGTGCAGAGATAG